The proteins below are encoded in one region of Pelagibacterium flavum:
- a CDS encoding MerR family transcriptional regulator yields MTDHESESGLTRGDLARTTDCNIETIRYYEKTGLLPDPPRTGAGYRIYSSVHATRLRFILRARELGFSMEDIRGFMGLEDGAAPTCAEVKERTERHLADVRARIADLRRIEIVLTETASKCSGAEVPDCPVLDAISRSANP; encoded by the coding sequence ATGACCGATCACGAGAGCGAGAGCGGCCTTACACGCGGAGACCTAGCTCGGACGACCGACTGCAACATCGAGACGATTCGCTATTACGAGAAGACTGGCCTGCTGCCCGACCCGCCCAGGACGGGCGCAGGCTACCGCATCTACTCCTCTGTGCATGCCACGCGCCTGCGCTTCATCCTGCGCGCGCGCGAACTCGGGTTCTCGATGGAGGACATCCGCGGATTCATGGGGCTCGAAGACGGTGCCGCGCCAACTTGCGCAGAGGTCAAGGAGCGGACCGAGCGCCACCTTGCCGATGTCCGCGCGAGGATCGCGGATCTCAGGCGCATCGAAATCGTCCTCACCGAGACCGCATCCAAGTGTTCGGGCGCCGAGGTTCCGGACTGTCCGGTGCTCGACGCAATTTCCAGGTCCGCCAATCCATGA
- a CDS encoding phage tail tube protein, with protein sequence MARAQGARALMALAFETTYGTPPASGFTRMPFASTSLGAEQPLLNSELLGYGRDPLAPIKDAVTADGDVVLPLDAEAFGFWLKAAFGTPTTTGAEAPYSHEFQSGSWTLPSMSIETGMPEVPRYAMYSGCVLDQITWQMQRSGLLTATARLVAQGETVGTTTSAGTPAALELKRFGHFNGAMTRNGSPLGNVVSADITYANNLDRIETIRNDGRIDGADPSIAALTGSIEVRFADSTLVTQAINGEACELEFGYSLPSGESFTFTVHAVYLPRPRIEISGPQGVQATFDWQAARDSVVGRMCTATLINDIEVY encoded by the coding sequence ATGGCACGAGCCCAGGGGGCGCGGGCGCTGATGGCGCTTGCGTTCGAGACCACCTATGGAACGCCGCCCGCCAGCGGCTTCACCCGCATGCCCTTCGCCAGCACCTCGCTCGGCGCGGAGCAGCCGCTGCTGAACTCGGAACTGCTCGGCTACGGACGCGATCCGCTGGCGCCGATCAAGGACGCGGTGACGGCCGACGGCGATGTCGTGTTGCCGCTCGACGCAGAGGCCTTCGGCTTCTGGCTGAAGGCGGCCTTCGGCACGCCGACGACCACCGGCGCGGAAGCCCCATACAGCCACGAGTTCCAGTCGGGGTCCTGGACGCTGCCCTCGATGTCGATCGAGACGGGCATGCCCGAGGTGCCGCGCTACGCGATGTATTCGGGCTGCGTCCTCGACCAGATCACCTGGCAGATGCAGCGCTCGGGGTTGCTGACCGCGACGGCGCGGCTGGTCGCGCAGGGCGAGACGGTGGGCACGACCACCAGCGCGGGAACTCCTGCCGCGCTCGAACTGAAACGCTTTGGGCATTTCAACGGCGCGATGACCCGGAATGGCTCCCCGCTTGGCAATGTGGTCTCGGCCGACATCACCTACGCGAACAACCTCGACCGGATCGAGACCATCCGGAACGACGGTCGCATCGACGGCGCGGACCCGTCCATCGCGGCACTGACCGGCTCCATTGAGGTGCGCTTCGCCGACAGCACGCTGGTGACGCAGGCCATCAACGGCGAGGCCTGCGAACTCGAGTTCGGTTATTCGCTACCCTCCGGAGAGAGTTTCACCTTCACCGTGCACGCCGTCTACCTGCCGCGCCCGCGCATCGAGATCTCGGGGCCGCAGGGCGTTCAGGCCACCTTCGACTGGCAGGCGGCGCGCGACAGCGTCGTTGGCCGGATGTGCACCGCAACCCTGATCAATGACATTGAGGTGTACTGA
- a CDS encoding acyl-CoA transferase has product MTPRETILAALHTRLSALPATALRGDVLPERVPTNGLLILRDGEPGEPEVTLSPLAYHYQHRAEIEAVVQGTDRDADFDTLIASIGAALSIDRTLGGLCDWVEAEAPRPVDLPVEGAASLKAAVIPVVLHYSTADQLA; this is encoded by the coding sequence ATGACCCCTCGCGAAACCATCCTCGCCGCGCTGCACACGCGGCTCTCGGCGCTGCCTGCCACCGCCCTGCGCGGCGACGTCCTGCCCGAGCGCGTACCGACCAATGGCTTGCTGATCCTGCGCGATGGCGAGCCGGGAGAGCCCGAAGTGACGCTGTCGCCGCTCGCCTACCACTATCAGCACCGCGCCGAGATCGAGGCGGTCGTGCAGGGCACCGACCGTGACGCTGACTTCGACACGCTGATCGCCAGCATCGGGGCTGCGCTCTCGATCGACCGCACACTCGGCGGCCTCTGCGACTGGGTCGAGGCGGAAGCGCCGCGCCCGGTCGATCTGCCGGTCGAGGGCGCGGCCAGCCTGAAGGCTGCCGTCATCCCGGTGGTGCTGCATTATTCCACGGCCGACCAGCTGGCCTGA